From one Actinomycetes bacterium genomic stretch:
- a CDS encoding carbohydrate ABC transporter permease translates to MKLNDKAKLNTRKGLLFIIILALVVLWLLPILFLLLVSFKTSGDYAISQIWDMPQKFALFTNIRYVLIETNLIRPFLNSLMYAVVSGMIAIFFSSLAAYGITKLKIKGSFIIFIIIWSGMIFPIQIYLIPLYKAYLTLNLYNTQIGMILIYTAIIIPFSVFVFRNYFLTLPDDFQEAAKIDGCSNFQIYTRMLLPNSMGPIAILFLFQGSFIWNDLILGMALSSANTVRPVMNSLALLNAVYSGTNVPAVMTGNLISSLPIIIMYLALQKYFIQGLKIQAAGR, encoded by the coding sequence ATGAAACTAAACGATAAGGCAAAATTAAATACCAGGAAAGGATTGCTGTTTATAATAATACTGGCACTGGTGGTTTTATGGCTGTTGCCCATCCTGTTTCTACTGCTGGTATCTTTTAAAACCTCTGGTGATTATGCGATATCCCAAATATGGGATATGCCCCAGAAGTTTGCCCTGTTTACCAATATAAGATATGTGCTGATAGAAACCAACCTTATAAGGCCGTTTTTAAACAGCCTTATGTATGCGGTAGTTAGCGGTATGATCGCCATATTCTTTTCATCTCTGGCTGCCTACGGCATTACCAAGCTTAAAATTAAGGGATCTTTCATAATATTTATTATAATCTGGAGCGGAATGATTTTTCCCATTCAGATTTATCTGATACCCCTTTATAAGGCTTATCTTACCCTAAACCTTTACAATACCCAGATAGGAATGATCTTGATATATACGGCCATAATAATACCGTTTAGCGTGTTTGTGTTCAGGAACTATTTCCTTACTCTTCCCGATGATTTTCAGGAAGCGGCAAAGATTGACGGCTGCAGCAATTTTCAGATATATACCAGGATGCTGCTCCCCAATTCTATGGGGCCTATTGCCATATTATTCCTGTTTCAGGGCAGCTTTATCTGGAATGATCTCATACTGGGTATGGCGCTGTCCAGTGCCAATACAGTAAGACCGGTAATGAACTCTCTAGCCTTGCTTAATGCGGTTTATTCAGGCACTAATGTTCCGGCAGTTATGACCGGTAACCTTATAAGCAGCTTGCCCATAATAATAATGTATCTGGCCCTGCAGAAATACTTTATACAGGGCTTAAAAATTCAGGCGGCAGGGAGATAG
- a CDS encoding extracellular solute-binding protein: protein MKKVITWLITITFALSFLFIGLGCAQEAEPVQETEVEAVEQPAEEAAEEPAEEPATEPEEEVAEDYSDLGPLKLFTDKPGWQNGWDAVFAGFKEKTGIDVEMTGYTEIDTYTAAVKTGISTQQGPDVFTWWSNYKLEDLAKEGLLADMESLYEPVRDKYNEGILESFSYDGTVYGAPVLVASWIMLYNTNVFEEQGLSEPTNWDEFIDVCETLKSNGVTPIALTISGGWTSFFWFQQILASNYPEAYKAVCAGEQSYESEEVEQTFLIWKDMIEKGYFTDPGVDLGEEIPPMFAKGEVAMTYCGDWFTAYFDQIELTGGEDYSMFVIPPKVENVPKTVIFEAGPLCISANASNMEAAELFVQYWLSDEGQQIWSETMNYISPNADVPADHLDSVKTKIADDVFADPEAQLIVRYWEATLETITLPACAALDKFVLNPDSYQDVMAELEKLSSEAWEEFRS, encoded by the coding sequence ATGAAAAAAGTAATTACATGGTTAATTACAATAACCTTTGCTTTATCCTTCCTGTTTATTGGTTTAGGTTGTGCCCAGGAAGCAGAGCCTGTCCAGGAAACGGAGGTAGAAGCAGTTGAACAGCCTGCGGAAGAAGCTGCCGAAGAACCTGCTGAAGAACCGGCAACTGAACCGGAGGAGGAAGTTGCTGAGGATTATTCGGACCTGGGCCCGCTGAAACTGTTTACAGATAAACCTGGATGGCAGAATGGCTGGGATGCAGTATTTGCAGGATTCAAGGAAAAAACGGGAATTGATGTAGAGATGACTGGATATACAGAAATAGATACCTACACCGCTGCAGTAAAGACCGGTATATCCACCCAGCAGGGCCCGGATGTGTTTACATGGTGGTCTAATTACAAACTGGAAGATTTAGCCAAAGAAGGTTTGCTTGCCGATATGGAAAGCCTGTATGAACCGGTAAGAGATAAATATAATGAAGGTATTCTGGAAAGTTTCTCTTATGACGGTACAGTGTACGGTGCTCCGGTACTGGTGGCTTCATGGATAATGCTTTACAATACCAATGTTTTTGAGGAACAAGGATTAAGCGAGCCCACCAACTGGGATGAGTTTATAGATGTTTGTGAGACACTCAAATCAAATGGAGTAACCCCTATAGCGCTGACCATATCCGGAGGCTGGACCAGCTTCTTCTGGTTCCAGCAGATACTGGCTTCCAATTACCCTGAAGCTTATAAAGCAGTTTGCGCCGGGGAACAGAGCTATGAATCTGAAGAAGTGGAACAAACCTTCCTTATCTGGAAAGATATGATTGAAAAAGGTTATTTTACTGATCCCGGAGTGGATCTGGGAGAGGAAATACCGCCCATGTTTGCCAAAGGTGAAGTTGCTATGACCTATTGCGGTGACTGGTTTACTGCATATTTCGATCAGATTGAGTTAACAGGCGGAGAAGATTATTCCATGTTTGTAATACCGCCCAAGGTTGAAAATGTTCCCAAGACGGTCATATTTGAAGCAGGGCCTCTGTGTATTTCTGCCAATGCTTCCAATATGGAGGCAGCGGAGCTGTTTGTACAGTACTGGTTGTCCGATGAAGGCCAGCAGATATGGTCTGAGACCATGAACTACATATCGCCTAATGCTGATGTTCCCGCTGACCACCTGGATTCTGTAAAAACCAAAATTGCCGATGATGTGTTTGCAGATCCAGAAGCCCAGCTGATAGTCAGATACTGGGAGGCAACCCTGGAAACCATTACCCTTCCTGCCTGTGCTGCGCTGGATAAATTTGTCTTGAATCCGGACAGTTACCAGGATGTAATGGCCGAACTTGAAAAGTTGTCAAGCGAGGCTTGGGAAGAATTTAGAAGCTAA